One Streptomyces sp. ML-6 genomic region harbors:
- a CDS encoding alpha/beta hydrolase has translation MRTSPALRAAALAAVTVLLPITACSSGGTEEGAGPRSSPLAANAAATDSDDLVSQQLTWKPCPAPVPAQGGGKAPTPLPGGTPWECSFMRAPLDYANPDGKTIQLALIRARAENQDKRIGSLVFNFGGPGASGVATLPAFGKDYDKLRARYDLVSFDPRGVGRSAGVRCESDKQLDARYELDGTPDTPAEVKTFVESTRTFADACERNSGTQLPHVGTTEAARDMDLMRQVLGDKKLYYFGISYGTELGGVYAHLFPKNVGRAVLDAVVNPTQTSEQASLGQAKGFQLALDNFAQDCVDRGDNCRLAGATPEEVQQGISNLLDSLEKKPIEGIGPRRLTQTLATTGIATALYSRATWPLLEQGVDEAEGGSGALLLALADSLNGRSEDGRYDNSMTANTAINCADSKQRFTVDQTEDRLPEFRSASKIFGDYLGWGLMACTDWPVAGAWETPDVSAPGAAPILVIGNTGDPATPYEGAEAMTKALGEGVGVQMTYKGQGHGAYNSGNACVQKAVGGYLLDGKVPAAGTVCQ, from the coding sequence ATGAGGACCTCCCCCGCCCTGCGTGCCGCCGCCCTGGCCGCCGTCACCGTGCTCCTGCCCATCACCGCCTGTTCGAGCGGCGGCACCGAGGAAGGCGCCGGGCCGCGCAGCTCGCCGCTCGCGGCGAACGCCGCGGCGACCGACTCCGACGACCTCGTCTCCCAGCAGCTGACGTGGAAGCCCTGCCCCGCCCCGGTCCCGGCGCAGGGCGGCGGGAAGGCGCCGACCCCGCTGCCCGGCGGCACCCCCTGGGAGTGCTCGTTCATGCGGGCCCCGCTCGACTACGCGAACCCCGACGGCAAGACGATCCAGCTGGCGCTCATCCGGGCCAGGGCCGAGAACCAGGACAAGCGGATCGGCTCCCTCGTCTTCAACTTCGGCGGTCCCGGCGCCTCCGGCGTCGCCACCCTGCCCGCCTTCGGCAAGGACTACGACAAGCTCCGCGCCCGCTACGACCTGGTCAGTTTCGACCCGCGCGGCGTGGGCCGCAGCGCGGGGGTGCGGTGCGAGAGCGACAAGCAGCTCGACGCCCGCTACGAACTCGACGGCACCCCGGACACCCCCGCCGAGGTGAAGACCTTCGTCGAGAGCACCAGGACGTTCGCGGATGCCTGCGAACGGAACTCCGGCACCCAGCTCCCCCATGTCGGCACCACCGAGGCCGCCCGTGACATGGATCTGATGCGCCAGGTGCTCGGCGACAAGAAGCTGTACTACTTCGGCATCTCGTACGGCACCGAACTGGGCGGCGTGTACGCCCACTTGTTCCCGAAGAACGTGGGCAGGGCGGTGCTGGACGCGGTGGTGAACCCGACCCAGACCTCCGAGCAGGCCTCGCTCGGCCAGGCCAAGGGATTCCAGCTCGCGCTGGACAACTTCGCCCAGGACTGCGTGGACCGCGGCGACAACTGCAGGCTCGCCGGTGCCACCCCCGAGGAGGTCCAGCAGGGCATCTCCAATCTGCTCGACTCGCTGGAGAAAAAGCCGATCGAGGGCATCGGACCGCGTCGGCTGACCCAGACCCTGGCCACCACCGGCATCGCGACCGCGCTCTACTCCAGGGCGACCTGGCCGCTGCTGGAGCAGGGCGTGGACGAGGCCGAGGGCGGCAGCGGCGCGCTCCTCCTCGCCCTGGCCGACTCGTTGAACGGCCGTTCCGAGGACGGCCGCTACGACAACTCGATGACCGCCAACACCGCCATCAACTGCGCCGACTCCAAGCAGCGGTTCACCGTGGACCAGACCGAGGACAGGCTCCCGGAGTTCCGGTCCGCCTCGAAGATCTTCGGGGACTACCTCGGCTGGGGCCTGATGGCCTGCACCGACTGGCCGGTCGCGGGCGCCTGGGAGACCCCGGACGTCAGCGCCCCGGGCGCGGCCCCCATCCTCGTCATCGGCAACACCGGCGACCCGGCGACGCCGTACGAGGGCGCCGAGGCGATGACGAAGGCGCTGGGCGAGGGCGTCGGCGTGCAGATGACGTACAAGGGTCAGGGGCACGGCGCGTACAACAGCGGCAACGCCTGTGTGCAGAAGGCCGTGGGCGGTTATCTGCTGGACGGCAAGGTTCCGGCGGCCGGGACCGTCTGCCAGTGA
- a CDS encoding alpha/beta hydrolase: MAAHARAGALAGTALLLTGLLAGCGGGTDEKPADRTDRGAASPAGKPSATPDGPEGLPPLPASLTSQRPDWKRCEAPEGGSAPGSQWRCSTIRVPLDYAKPEAGTVGIALIRKKAANSGRRLGSMLFNFGGPGGSGVAILPRAARAYGELNSRYDLVGFDPRGVAGSEGVNCRTDKEQEDSFRKIDVTPDTPAEEAAFLKDGADFGAGCERRSGRILPHVGTVNAARDMDLIRQVLGDRKLTYFGMSYGTELGGTYAHLFPKNVGRTVLDAVVDPTADAIGHARNQATGFQRALENYLKDRGQDPKAGTQRIARLLERIDKKPLPTASGRKLNDSLAVTGIVMPLYSKSSWPYLTQALDEAEKNGTGTKLLELADSYNGRDEKGRYDTQNHSQRAISCADSKLRPTADEARALLPEFRKLSPVFGPFLAWDTAGWCSQWPVEGEHDNPETSAPGAGPILVVGTTGDPATPYEGARKMADELGEGVGVLLTNKGEGHGAYGVNACVTSAVNTYFLDGKVPEDGKTCS, encoded by the coding sequence GTGGCCGCACACGCACGCGCCGGAGCTCTGGCCGGCACCGCACTTCTGCTGACGGGCCTGCTCGCGGGCTGCGGCGGGGGAACGGACGAGAAACCGGCCGACCGCACGGACCGCGGCGCGGCATCCCCGGCCGGCAAGCCGTCGGCCACGCCGGACGGGCCGGAGGGCCTGCCCCCGCTGCCCGCCTCCCTCACCTCCCAGCGGCCGGACTGGAAGCGCTGCGAGGCCCCGGAGGGCGGCAGCGCGCCCGGGTCCCAGTGGCGGTGCTCGACGATCCGGGTGCCGCTGGACTACGCGAAGCCGGAGGCCGGGACGGTCGGGATCGCGCTGATCCGCAAGAAGGCCGCGAACTCCGGCCGGCGCCTCGGTTCGATGCTGTTCAACTTCGGCGGTCCCGGCGGTTCGGGGGTCGCGATACTGCCGCGCGCCGCCCGCGCGTACGGGGAGCTCAACTCCCGGTACGACCTGGTGGGCTTCGACCCGCGCGGGGTCGCGGGCAGCGAGGGGGTGAACTGCCGCACCGACAAGGAGCAGGAGGACTCCTTCCGGAAGATCGACGTGACCCCGGACACGCCGGCGGAGGAGGCGGCGTTCCTGAAGGACGGCGCGGACTTCGGCGCCGGGTGCGAGCGCCGCTCCGGCAGGATCCTGCCGCACGTCGGCACGGTGAACGCCGCCCGCGACATGGACCTGATCCGTCAGGTGCTCGGCGACCGGAAGCTCACCTACTTCGGCATGTCGTACGGCACCGAGCTCGGCGGCACCTACGCCCACCTCTTCCCGAAGAACGTCGGACGCACCGTCCTGGACGCCGTCGTCGACCCGACCGCGGACGCCATCGGGCACGCCCGCAACCAGGCGACCGGCTTCCAGCGGGCCCTGGAGAACTACCTCAAGGACCGGGGCCAGGACCCGAAGGCGGGCACGCAGCGCATCGCGCGGCTGCTGGAGCGCATCGACAAGAAGCCGCTGCCGACCGCCTCGGGCCGCAAGCTGAACGACTCGCTGGCCGTCACCGGCATCGTCATGCCGCTCTACTCCAAGAGCAGCTGGCCCTACCTGACGCAGGCGCTGGACGAGGCGGAGAAGAACGGCACCGGCACCAAGCTGCTCGAACTCGCAGACTCGTACAACGGCCGTGACGAGAAGGGCCGCTACGACACCCAGAACCACTCGCAGCGCGCCATCTCCTGCGCGGACAGCAAGCTCCGGCCGACGGCGGACGAGGCCCGGGCGCTCCTGCCGGAGTTCCGGAAACTGTCCCCGGTGTTCGGTCCGTTCCTGGCGTGGGACACGGCGGGCTGGTGCTCGCAGTGGCCGGTGGAGGGCGAGCACGACAACCCGGAGACGAGTGCTCCGGGCGCCGGTCCGATCCTGGTCGTCGGTACGACCGGTGACCCGGCGACGCCGTACGAGGGTGCCCGGAAGATGGCGGACGAGCTGGGCGAGGGCGTCGGGGTCCTGCTCACCAACAAGGGCGAGGGGCACGGCGCGTACGGCGTGAACGCCTGTGTGACGTCGGCCGTGAACACGTACTTCCTCGACGGGAAGGTCCCGGAGGACGGGAAGACCTGCTCGTAG
- a CDS encoding ATP-dependent DNA helicase gives MSSSSSTRHSPYRQARRRTAGAYRLVRTPPGSVEPPLLDAAQRAVVDHPGGPLLVLAGPGTGKTTTLVEAVAARVARGADPARLLVLTFSRKAAVELRDRMAARLGAARGPQATTFHSFCYALVRAHQGADLFAEPLRLLSGPEQDVTVRELLAGQLELEREGFPHIRWPDELRACLTTRGFADEVRAVLARSRELGLGPDALADFARRTGRPDWGAAAEFLAEYLDVLDAQGVLDYAELVHRAVLLAERPEVAALLAGQYDAVFVDEYQDTDPAQVRLLHALAGNRGSARGAGGGRDLIAFGDPDQSIYAFRGADVNGILDFPETFRRADGAPAPVGVLTTSRRSGERLLAATRLLTRRMPLTRLPAEKVRAHRELAAVHEGGRVEAYTYPTASTELENIADLLRRAHLEDGVPWNEMAVLVRAGGRTIPSLRRALTSAGVPLEVDGDDLPLRHEPAVAPLLTALRAVATAALHRGAPDEEGTAAPEEKTAEENASADETPEEKAPEEKTSADEVPEEGSGRAADDGAGWLDTETALTLLASPLGSMDAADLRRLGRALRDEERAAGNRVPAPSGDLLARALAEPERLVTHDPAYARGAQRLGALLRKARELLEGGGTAEEALWALWSGTPWPSRLERAALRGGAAGRNADRDLDAVCALFDTAARAEERTGGRGALNFLEEVDAQDIAADTLSRRVVRPDAVRLMTAHRSKGLEWRLVVVAGVQEGLWPDLRRRGSLLEADRIGRDGLAEPLTPGALLAEERRLFYVAATRARERLVVTAVKAPADDGDQPSRFLAELGVEPRDVTGRPRRPLAVAALVAELRATTVDPEASDVLREEAARRLARLAALTDEEGAPLVPAAHPHRWWGLYEPTRSAVPLRDRDRPVALSGSALDQLANTCALQWFLGREVKADAPATAAQGFGNVVHVLADEVASGRTPADLDVLMERLDSVWDGLVFDAPWKSRQEKEQARIALERFLRWHVMDRTGRTSAASEHDFDVTLEAGEYEVRIRGSMDRVEQDAEGRAYVVDFKTGKQAPTKDEVARHPQLAVYQLAVREGAVDEVFDGRRPEPGGAELVQLRQAAAKKEGGDALPKVQAQGPLDGGVGGGEWISDLLATAAGRVLDERFTPSTGQHCGHCAFRASCSAQPEGRHILE, from the coding sequence GTGAGTTCCTCCTCCTCCACCCGGCACAGTCCGTACCGTCAGGCCCGACGGCGGACCGCGGGCGCGTACCGACTGGTGCGTACTCCGCCGGGCTCCGTGGAACCCCCTCTTCTGGACGCGGCACAACGCGCGGTGGTTGACCACCCCGGCGGCCCGCTCCTGGTGCTCGCCGGGCCCGGCACCGGCAAGACGACCACGCTCGTCGAGGCGGTCGCAGCCCGGGTCGCACGGGGCGCCGACCCCGCCCGCCTCCTGGTGCTCACCTTCAGCCGCAAGGCGGCCGTGGAGCTGCGCGACCGGATGGCCGCCCGGCTCGGTGCCGCCCGCGGCCCGCAGGCCACCACGTTCCACTCCTTCTGTTACGCACTGGTCCGCGCCCACCAGGGCGCCGACCTCTTCGCCGAACCGCTGCGGCTGCTCTCCGGGCCGGAGCAGGACGTCACCGTCCGCGAACTGCTCGCCGGCCAGCTCGAACTGGAACGGGAGGGCTTCCCCCACATCCGCTGGCCCGACGAGCTGCGGGCCTGCCTGACCACGCGCGGCTTCGCCGACGAGGTGCGCGCCGTGCTGGCCCGCAGCCGGGAGCTGGGCCTGGGACCGGATGCGCTGGCCGACTTCGCCCGCCGCACCGGCCGGCCCGACTGGGGCGCCGCCGCCGAGTTCCTCGCCGAGTACCTGGACGTGCTGGACGCGCAGGGGGTGCTGGACTACGCGGAGCTGGTGCACCGCGCCGTGCTGCTCGCGGAGCGCCCCGAGGTGGCGGCGCTGCTCGCGGGGCAGTACGACGCCGTGTTCGTCGACGAGTACCAGGACACGGACCCGGCCCAGGTGCGGCTGCTGCACGCGCTGGCCGGCAACCGGGGGAGCGCCCGGGGCGCCGGGGGCGGCCGGGACCTGATCGCCTTCGGCGACCCGGACCAGTCGATCTACGCGTTCCGGGGCGCCGACGTGAACGGCATCCTCGACTTCCCGGAGACGTTCCGGCGGGCGGACGGCGCCCCGGCCCCGGTCGGCGTGCTCACCACGTCGCGCCGGTCCGGGGAGCGGCTGCTGGCCGCCACCCGGCTGCTGACCCGCCGGATGCCGCTGACCCGGCTCCCCGCGGAGAAGGTCCGCGCCCACCGGGAGCTGGCCGCGGTCCACGAGGGCGGGAGGGTGGAGGCGTACACCTACCCGACCGCCTCCACGGAGCTGGAGAACATCGCGGACCTGCTGCGCCGGGCCCATCTGGAGGACGGCGTCCCGTGGAACGAGATGGCGGTGCTCGTACGGGCCGGGGGGCGCACGATCCCCTCCCTGCGCCGGGCCCTGACCTCGGCCGGCGTTCCCCTGGAGGTCGACGGCGACGACCTTCCCCTGCGTCACGAACCGGCGGTGGCCCCGCTCCTGACCGCCCTGCGCGCGGTCGCCACGGCGGCCCTGCACCGGGGCGCGCCGGACGAGGAGGGGACAGCGGCACCGGAGGAGAAGACGGCAGAGGAGAACGCCTCGGCGGACGAGACACCGGAGGAGAAGGCACCGGAGGAGAAGACCTCGGCGGACGAGGTTCCGGAAGAGGGGAGCGGCCGGGCAGCCGACGACGGGGCCGGCTGGCTGGACACCGAGACCGCCCTGACCCTCCTCGCCTCCCCCCTCGGTTCCATGGACGCGGCCGACCTGCGCCGCCTCGGCCGGGCCCTGCGCGACGAGGAGCGGGCCGCCGGGAACCGGGTGCCGGCGCCCTCCGGCGACCTGCTGGCCCGTGCGCTGGCCGAACCCGAACGGCTCGTCACGCACGATCCGGCGTACGCCCGCGGGGCCCAGCGACTCGGCGCGCTCCTGCGCAAGGCGCGCGAGCTGCTCGAAGGGGGCGGCACCGCGGAGGAGGCGCTGTGGGCGCTGTGGTCCGGCACCCCGTGGCCGTCGCGGCTGGAGCGCGCCGCACTGCGCGGCGGTGCGGCCGGACGCAACGCCGACCGCGACCTCGACGCGGTCTGCGCCCTCTTCGACACCGCGGCCCGCGCCGAGGAACGCACCGGCGGGCGCGGCGCGCTCAACTTCCTGGAGGAGGTCGACGCCCAGGACATCGCCGCCGACACCCTCTCCCGGCGCGTGGTGCGCCCCGACGCCGTACGGCTGATGACCGCGCACCGCTCCAAGGGGCTGGAGTGGCGCCTCGTCGTCGTCGCGGGGGTGCAGGAGGGGCTCTGGCCGGACCTGCGCCGCCGGGGTTCGCTGCTGGAGGCGGACCGGATCGGCCGCGACGGCCTGGCCGAGCCGCTCACCCCCGGCGCCCTCCTCGCCGAGGAGCGCCGGCTCTTCTACGTCGCGGCGACCCGCGCCCGGGAACGCCTCGTCGTCACCGCGGTGAAGGCCCCCGCGGACGACGGCGACCAGCCGTCCCGCTTCCTCGCCGAACTCGGCGTCGAACCGCGCGACGTCACCGGCCGCCCGCGCCGCCCCCTCGCCGTCGCCGCGCTCGTCGCCGAACTGCGCGCCACCACCGTCGATCCCGAGGCGTCCGACGTCCTGCGGGAGGAGGCCGCCCGCCGGCTCGCCCGCCTCGCCGCGCTCACCGACGAGGAGGGCGCACCGCTCGTACCGGCGGCGCACCCCCACCGCTGGTGGGGCCTGTACGAGCCGACCCGTTCCGCCGTGCCGCTCCGCGACCGGGACCGGCCCGTGGCGCTGTCCGGCAGTGCGCTCGACCAGCTCGCCAACACGTGTGCGCTCCAGTGGTTCCTCGGCCGCGAGGTGAAGGCGGACGCCCCGGCGACGGCCGCCCAGGGCTTCGGCAACGTCGTCCACGTACTCGCCGACGAGGTGGCCTCCGGGCGCACCCCCGCCGATCTGGACGTCCTGATGGAACGGCTGGACTCGGTCTGGGACGGCCTGGTCTTCGACGCCCCCTGGAAGTCCCGGCAGGAGAAGGAACAGGCGCGGATCGCCCTCGAACGCTTCCTGCGCTGGCACGTCATGGACCGCACCGGCCGCACCTCCGCCGCGAGCGAGCACGACTTCGACGTGACGCTGGAGGCGGGGGAGTACGAGGTGCGCATCCGGGGCTCCATGGACCGCGTCGAACAGGACGCCGAGGGCCGGGCCTACGTCGTCGACTTCAAGACCGGCAAACAGGCCCCGACCAAGGACGAGGTCGCCCGTCACCCCCAGCTCGCGGTGTACCAGCTGGCCGTCCGGGAAGGGGCGGTCGACGAGGTCTTCGACGGCCGACGCCCCGAGCCGGGCGGCGCCGAACTGGTGCAGCTGCGCCAGGCCGCCGCCAAGAAGGAGGGCGGCGACGCCCTTCCCAAGGTGCAGGCGCAGGGACCGCTGGACGGCGGGGTCGGTGGGGGCGAATGGATCTCCGACCTGCTGGCCACGGCCGCCGGCCGGGTCCTGGACGAACGTTTCACGCCCTCGACCGGCCAGCACTGCGGGCACTGCGCCTTCCGGGCCTCGTGCAGCGCGCAGCCGGAGGGCCGCCACATCCTGGAATGA
- a CDS encoding MGMT family protein yields the protein MSQYRRSGGRTNGGGTTSGRTGVDRAESAGPTVHELPEYAERVLDVAELIPPGRVMTYGDVAEWLGDGGPRQVGRVMALYGSAVPWWRVVRSDGVLLPGHELRALDHYREEGTPLRGASRGAEGHLPRLDMKRARWDGVTAEGGGGADRDRGGGAHI from the coding sequence ATGAGCCAATACCGGAGGAGCGGCGGCCGGACGAACGGCGGCGGGACAACCAGCGGCCGGACCGGCGTCGACCGGGCGGAGAGCGCCGGGCCGACGGTCCACGAGCTGCCGGAGTACGCGGAACGGGTGCTCGACGTCGCCGAGCTGATCCCGCCCGGCCGTGTCATGACGTACGGAGACGTCGCCGAGTGGCTGGGCGACGGCGGCCCGCGCCAGGTCGGCCGGGTCATGGCGCTGTACGGGTCCGCGGTGCCGTGGTGGCGCGTGGTGCGGTCCGACGGGGTGCTGCTGCCCGGCCACGAGCTGCGGGCCCTGGACCACTACCGCGAGGAGGGCACCCCGCTGCGCGGGGCGTCGCGGGGCGCGGAGGGGCATCTGCCGCGCCTCGACATGAAGCGGGCGCGGTGGGACGGCGTCACCGCGGAGGGGGGCGGAGGCGCGGACCGGGACAGGGGCGGAGGTGCTCACATCTGA
- a CDS encoding lysylphosphatidylglycerol synthase transmembrane domain-containing protein: protein MQPPKAADASDAEPHPDESRASAGKGPDTPRVPAGESGPERGTAAPGHPAGSTLSTVAQEQAERVSGDEPLLPARVHRPSDLMRLLIGVLAIAVLFAIAAFAHGTTAGLEEDINKGTDQAPDVLIKIAGLVSSIAVLLVPVAFAIERLIKRDGLRIADGVLAAVLAHGVTLATDLWVSRYAPGTIKDALTQPQAGALTDPVHGYLAPVIAYMTAVGMARRPRWRVVLWVVLLLDAFAMLVSGYTTPFSIVLTVLIGWSVAYGTLYTVGSPNVRPTGQHLMAGLRHVGFRPVTAMRAEDSPDAGDQSDRGRRYLVSLEDGPPLDVTVVDREQQAQGFFYRAWRRLTLRGITQRRSIQSLRQALEQEALLAYAAIAAGANAPKLIATSELGPDAVMLVYEHIGGRSLDALEDSEITDEVLRGAWRQLKALQSRRIAHRRLTGDAILVDRSGKVFVTDLRGGEIAAGDLMLRMDVAQLLTTTALRVGAERAVAGALKVLGPDVVADCLPLLQPIALSRSTRATLRRLARERAQREREAVLEASDAARRARAQEHGAPEGAAGPGADDRTGRKPGRKALRNQKQAEKRALDDALEGAREEDLLSQMRQQVLRIRPQAPVEPVRLERIKPRTLVSCIAGAIAAYLLISQVTQADFGAVVEQAEWGWVATAVGFSALSYVAAAMSLLGFVPERVSFGRTVLAQVAGSFVKLVAPAAVGGVALNTRFLQRAGVRPGLAVASVGASQLFGLGCHILLLGAFGYLTGTERTPSSLTPSRTVIAGLLTVAVLVLVVTAVPFLRKFVVTRVRSLFAGVVPRMLDVVQRPQKLLTGIGGMLLLSGTFVMCLDASIRAFSGPDVPTLSYASIAVVFLAGNALGSAAPTPGGMGAVEPALTLGLIAVGLPKEVAAPAVLLYRLLTLWLPVLPGWLCFNHLTRKGEL from the coding sequence GTGCAGCCACCGAAGGCGGCGGACGCCTCTGATGCGGAGCCCCACCCGGACGAGTCCCGCGCATCCGCCGGAAAGGGCCCGGACACGCCCCGCGTGCCGGCCGGGGAGTCCGGCCCGGAGCGGGGGACGGCCGCCCCCGGCCACCCGGCCGGGTCGACGCTCTCGACCGTCGCGCAGGAGCAGGCCGAACGCGTCTCGGGGGACGAACCGCTGCTCCCCGCCCGGGTGCACCGCCCCTCCGACCTCATGCGGCTCCTCATCGGCGTCCTGGCGATCGCCGTCCTGTTCGCGATCGCCGCGTTCGCCCACGGCACCACGGCCGGTCTCGAGGAGGACATCAACAAGGGCACCGACCAGGCGCCCGACGTCCTGATCAAGATCGCCGGTCTGGTCTCCAGCATCGCCGTGCTGCTCGTCCCGGTCGCGTTCGCGATCGAGCGGCTGATCAAGCGCGACGGACTGCGGATCGCCGACGGGGTGCTCGCCGCCGTGCTGGCGCACGGCGTCACCCTCGCCACCGACCTCTGGGTGTCCCGGTACGCGCCCGGCACCATCAAGGACGCCCTGACCCAGCCGCAGGCCGGGGCGCTCACCGACCCCGTGCACGGCTACCTCGCCCCCGTGATCGCGTACATGACGGCGGTCGGGATGGCGAGACGGCCGCGCTGGCGGGTGGTGCTGTGGGTGGTGCTGCTGCTCGACGCGTTCGCCATGCTGGTCAGCGGCTACACGACCCCGTTCTCGATCGTCCTGACCGTGCTGATCGGCTGGAGCGTCGCGTACGGCACGCTGTACACGGTCGGCTCGCCCAACGTCCGGCCGACCGGTCAGCACCTGATGGCCGGGCTGCGGCACGTCGGCTTCCGTCCCGTCACCGCGATGCGCGCCGAGGACTCCCCCGACGCGGGCGACCAGAGCGACCGGGGGCGCCGCTACCTGGTGTCCCTGGAGGACGGGCCGCCGCTCGACGTGACGGTCGTCGACCGCGAGCAGCAGGCCCAGGGCTTCTTCTACCGGGCGTGGCGCAGGCTCACCCTGCGCGGCATCACCCAGCGCCGTTCCATCCAGTCGCTGCGCCAGGCCCTGGAGCAGGAGGCGCTGCTCGCGTACGCGGCGATCGCCGCCGGGGCCAACGCCCCCAAGCTGATCGCCACGTCCGAGCTCGGCCCCGACGCCGTGATGCTGGTGTACGAGCACATCGGCGGCCGTTCCCTGGACGCGCTGGAGGACTCGGAGATCACCGACGAGGTGCTGCGCGGCGCCTGGCGCCAGCTGAAGGCGCTCCAGTCGCGACGGATCGCGCACCGCAGGCTCACGGGTGACGCCATCCTGGTGGATCGTTCCGGCAAGGTGTTCGTCACCGATCTGCGCGGCGGCGAGATCGCGGCCGGCGACCTGATGCTGCGGATGGACGTCGCCCAGCTGCTGACCACCACCGCTCTGCGGGTGGGGGCCGAGCGGGCCGTGGCCGGGGCCCTGAAGGTCCTCGGCCCCGATGTCGTCGCCGACTGCCTGCCGCTGCTCCAGCCGATCGCGCTGAGCCGTTCGACCCGGGCGACGCTGCGCCGGCTGGCCCGGGAGCGTGCGCAGCGGGAGCGGGAGGCGGTGCTGGAGGCGTCGGACGCGGCCAGGCGGGCCAGGGCGCAGGAGCACGGCGCACCGGAGGGGGCGGCCGGGCCCGGGGCCGACGACCGTACCGGCCGCAAGCCGGGCCGCAAGGCGCTCCGCAACCAGAAGCAGGCCGAGAAGCGGGCCCTGGACGACGCGCTGGAAGGGGCTCGCGAGGAGGACCTGCTCTCCCAGATGCGGCAGCAGGTGCTGCGGATCCGGCCGCAGGCGCCGGTCGAGCCGGTCCGCCTGGAGCGCATCAAGCCGCGGACCCTGGTCAGCTGCATCGCCGGTGCGATCGCCGCCTACCTCCTCATCTCGCAGGTGACCCAGGCCGACTTCGGCGCGGTCGTCGAGCAGGCGGAGTGGGGCTGGGTGGCGACCGCCGTCGGCTTCTCGGCGCTGAGCTACGTCGCGGCCGCGATGAGCCTGCTGGGCTTCGTACCGGAGCGGGTGTCGTTCGGGAGGACCGTGCTGGCGCAGGTCGCCGGGTCCTTCGTGAAGCTCGTCGCCCCGGCCGCGGTCGGCGGCGTGGCGCTGAACACCCGCTTCCTGCAACGGGCCGGGGTGCGGCCGGGGCTCGCGGTGGCGAGTGTCGGCGCCTCGCAGCTGTTCGGCCTGGGCTGCCACATCCTGCTGCTGGGTGCGTTCGGCTATCTGACCGGCACCGAGCGGACCCCGTCCTCGCTCACCCCGTCCAGGACCGTGATCGCCGGGCTGCTGACGGTCGCCGTGCTGGTGCTGGTGGTGACGGCGGTTCCGTTCCTGCGGAAGTTCGTGGTGACGCGGGTGCGGTCGCTGTTCGCCGGGGTCGTGCCGCGCATGCTCGACGTGGTGCAGCGGCCGCAGAAGCTGCTGACGGGCATCGGCGGGATGCTGCTGCTGAGCGGGACGTTCGTGATGTGCCTGGACGCGTCGATCCGGGCGTTCAGCGGTCCGGACGTGCCGACGCTCAGCTACGCGAGCATCGCGGTGGTCTTCCTGGCCGGCAACGCGCTGGGGTCGGCGGCGCCCACGCCGGGCGGTATGGGCGCGGTCGAGCCCGCGCTGACGCTGGGTCTGATCGCGGTCGGCCTGCCGAAGGAGGTCGCGGCCCCGGCCGTGCTGCTGTACCGGCTGCTGACGCTGTGGCTGCCGGTGCTTCCCGGCTGGCTCTGCTTCAACCACCTGACCCGCAAGGGCGAACTCTGA